A region from the Metarhizium brunneum chromosome 7, complete sequence genome encodes:
- the cctP_3 gene encoding Phenylalanine aminomutase L-beta-phenylalanine forming produces MSVYLNSHFELASRLFEDTEAYKPGQKVIITGQDLEVSTVVAVSRGRCQPQLTKDETTSRRIRASVSRLAEYLGSGNTVYGVTTGFGGSADSRTTETGKLQLALLQLTQNGVLRESDKTADNANGNFEHHTEISCYPTAWVRASMFVRCNATARGHSAVTLEVLQAILRLLRHDVVPIIPLRGTVSASGDLMPLSYIAGAIEGNPDVVVRTTLGTKSIIQSASEALERENIQKIIFGPKEAVGLVNGTAPSAAVAALVMYEAHHLATLTQAITAMTVDAMTANAESFHPFIALVRPHAGQIEASKNILAFLQDSSFAKGIKTVKESNPSGLAQDRYALRSSPQWIGPQLEDLLSAHKQITTELNSSADNPLVDGDSGDVYYGANFQAAAVTSAMEKTRIALQMLGRLLFAQSTELIDPNLNGLPANLAADDPSTSFTMKGVDISMAAYASELCYLANPVSSHVHTAEMHNQSINSLAFLSARMTKKAAELLSLMAATCLYIVCQAMDLRAFQSEFLSELQVAIDTLSKEVLAEHIEQPDLLELNLALRRCIESSWKDASRLDVPDRAKAVGDATTLELIKAITLNQSSSSKFASLCIIESWRHEVENITMRVYGIVKRKFFACPTTEKYIGIGPRALYMKIRHDLGVPFHQGLVEHPVSQGKDERIQGKTARPRKTIGSWVSIIYEALLEGKIYDAIYRCLPREAENAASNGGVSASDIISNTRPRSIESAAPSSSLYETSSIRKRKLSQDHLACARSQEHRPIRYRLNLVDSSNDTTNSASME; encoded by the exons ATGTCTGTCTATTTGAATAGCCATTTCGAATTGGCTTCGAGGCTGTTTGAGGATACTGAGGCGTACAAGCCGGGTCAGAAAGTCATTATAACAGGACAGGATTTGGAGGTCTCAACTGTAGTGGCTGTCTCGAG AGGGCGATGCCAGCCACAGCTCACCAAGGACGAAACAACTTCACGGCGCATCCGCGCAAGCGTGTCTCGGCTTGCCGAGTATCTTGGTAGTGGAAACACTGTGTACG GGGTAACGACTGGCTTCGGTGGAAGCGCCGACTCACGCACAACAGAAACGGGCAAGTTACAGTTGGCTCTGCTGCAACTGACTCAAAATGGTGTCCTTCGCGAGTCAGATAAGACGGCTGATAATGCAAACGGGAACTTTGAGCACCATACGGAAATAAGCTGTTATCCAACCGCTTGGGTGCGTGCTTCCATGTTTGTCAGATGCAACGCAACTGCCCGTGGCCATTCTGCCGTCACGTTGGAAGTGCTGCAGGCCATTCTCCGTCTCCTACGACATGATGTAGTTCCAATCATCCCCCTGAGGGGAACAGTCTCGGCATCTGGCGACCTGATGCCACTCTCATACATCGCCGGCGCAATCGAAGGCAATCCCGATGTTGTTGTTCGCACAACGCTTGGCACAAAGTCTATCATTCAAAGTGCCAGCGAGGCGCTTGAGCGTGAGAATATCCAGAAAATCATCTTTGGTCCAAAAGAGGCCGTGGGTCTTGTCAACGGCACGGCTccctcggcggcggtggcagcGCTGGTCATGTACGAGGCACATCATTTGGCCACGCTGACGCAAGCCATCACGGCTATGACAGTCGACGCCATGACGGCGAATGCGGAGAGCTTTCACCCTTTCATCGCGCTTGTCCGGCCACATGCTGGCCAAATAGAGGCCAGCAAAAACATCCTTGCGTTCCTGCAGGACTCATCTTTTGCCAAGGGAATCAAAACCGTAAAAGAGTCTAACCCAAGCGGCCTTGCGCAAGACCGTTACGCTCTTCGCAGCTCCCCTCAATGGATCGGGCCGCAGCTAGAGGATCTTCTTTCTGCGCATAAGCAGATCACAACCGAGTTGAACTCTTCGGCCGACAACCCTCTGGTAGATGGCGATTCGGGGGATGTGTACTATGGTGCGAATTTCCAGGCCGCAGCAGTAACTTCTGCCATGGAGAAGACCAGAATAGCACTGCAGATGCTGGGTCGATTACTTTTCGCGCAGTCTACTGAGTTAATCGACCCGAACCTTAATGGCTTGCCCGCGAACCTGGCCGCGGACGACCCAAGCACCTCATTCACCATGAAAGGGGTTGATATAAGCATGGCTGCATACGCCTCGGAGCTGTGTTATCTTGCGAACCCTGTGAGCTCGCATGTGCACACGGCAGAGATGCACAACCAGTCTATCAACTCATTGGCCTTTTTGTCCGCCCGTATGACCAAGAAAGCAGCAGAATTGCTTTCCCTAATGGCTGCAACATGTTTGTACATTGTTTGTCAGGCCATGGATCTACGGGCTTTCCAATCTGAGTTTCTCTCCGAGCTCCAGGTTGCAATTGACACTTTAAGCAAGGAGGTGCTTGCAGAACATATAGAGCAACCAGATCTGCTCGAGCTTAATCTTGCCTTGAGGCGATGCATAGAATCATCGTGGAAGGATGCATCGCGATTGGACGTTCCGGACCGTGCTAAAGCTGTCGGCGACGCAACAACGCTGGAACTTATAAAAGCCATCACTCTAAACCAatcatcgtcttcaaaatTTGCATCACTCTGCATCATTGAATCGTGGCGACATGAGGTTGAAAACATAACAATGCGCGTGTATGGCATCGTCAAACGGAAATTCTTTGCGTGCCCTACCACTGAGAAATACATTGGAATTGGTCCCCGAGCACTCTACATGAAAATTAGGCATGACCTTGGCGTGCCGTTCCATCAGGGACTAGTCGAACACCCCGTCTCCCAGGGGAAGGACGAAAGGATCCAGGGCAAAACCGCAAGACCTCGAAAAACAATAGGCTCGTGGGTATCGATTATTTATGAAGCCTTGTTAGAAGGCAAGATCTATGATGCAATATACCGTTGCTTGCCCCGCGAAGCGGAAAACGCCGCCAGCAAT GGCGGAGTATCAGCTAGCGATATCATCTCAAACACACGCCCACGTTCTATCGAGAGCGCCGCACCAAGCTCAAGTCTATATGAAACATCGAGTATTCGAAAGAGGAAGCTGTCCCAGGACCATCTCGCGTGCGCAAGAAGCCAAGAACATCGCCCGATACGCTATCGACTTAATCTAGTGGATTCTAGTAATGATACAACAAACTCGGCGAGTATGGAATAA